In Actinoplanes derwentensis, the following proteins share a genomic window:
- a CDS encoding Lrp/AsnC family transcriptional regulator, which translates to MEFDMLDQQIVHALRVDGRAGYREIGAVLGVSDQTVARRYRRLRENAGVRVVGLPNPIRLGYETWMLRLHTGPDVAMPLARALARRSDTSWVTLSSGGTEISCNVRVPAHADRESLLLEKLPRTPRLVSVNAHCLIHHFVGGAVGPDRRDDALTQAQIDTLTPAGVPAPPPPPYSHRGPGTVPGSAADPGDGPPAPLTVEDETLVEALSRDGRTGYAELSAATGWPESTVRRRMVELRRSGALYYDVEVKSFMFGFLAPVQLWLTVAPAHLAAVGQALTEHEEVVFAAATTGATNLVAIVVCRDMAAFYRYLTERVSGLDGVDRVESAPLLRHVKQLGSVTGVL; encoded by the coding sequence GTGGAATTCGACATGCTGGATCAGCAGATCGTGCACGCGTTGCGCGTCGACGGGCGGGCCGGCTACCGGGAGATCGGCGCGGTCCTCGGTGTCTCCGACCAGACGGTGGCCCGCCGCTACCGGCGGCTGCGGGAGAACGCGGGGGTCCGGGTGGTCGGCCTGCCGAACCCGATCCGGCTCGGCTACGAGACGTGGATGCTGCGGCTGCACACCGGCCCGGACGTCGCCATGCCCCTGGCCCGGGCGCTGGCCCGCCGTTCCGACACGAGCTGGGTGACCCTGTCCTCGGGCGGCACCGAGATCTCCTGCAACGTCCGTGTCCCGGCGCATGCCGACCGCGAGTCGCTGCTGTTGGAGAAGCTTCCGCGCACACCCCGCCTGGTGTCGGTGAACGCGCACTGCCTGATCCATCATTTCGTGGGCGGCGCGGTCGGCCCGGACCGGCGCGACGACGCGCTGACCCAGGCTCAGATCGACACCCTGACCCCGGCCGGGGTTCCGGCGCCGCCGCCCCCGCCGTACTCGCACCGGGGCCCCGGCACGGTCCCGGGCAGCGCCGCCGATCCGGGCGACGGGCCGCCCGCCCCGTTGACGGTCGAGGACGAGACGCTGGTGGAGGCGCTGTCCCGGGACGGCCGGACCGGCTATGCGGAGCTGTCGGCGGCGACCGGCTGGCCGGAGTCGACGGTCCGCCGCCGGATGGTCGAACTGCGCCGCTCCGGTGCCCTGTACTACGACGTCGAAGTGAAGTCGTTCATGTTCGGCTTCCTCGCCCCGGTCCAGTTGTGGCTGACCGTCGCGCCCGCGCATCTGGCCGCCGTCGGGCAGGCGCTGACCGAGCACGAGGAGGTCGTCTTCGCCGCCGCCACGACCGGCGCCACCAACCTGGTGGCGATCGTGGTCTGCCGGGACATGGCCGCCTTCTACCGTTACCTGACCGAGCGGGTGAGCGGCCTGGACGGGGTGGACCGGGTCGAGTCGGCGCCGCTGCTCCGGCACGTCAAACAACTCGGCTCGGTGACCGGCGTGTTGTGA